CCTTACGAGCTTCCCGACACCCCTTTCCCGATTCGCCAGCATATCCTCGGCAGCGGCACGCTGACGCTCTCGGCGGCGCGCAACCGCGCGGCGCGCGAAGCGGCGAACGAGCGGCTTGTCTTCCTCGACATCGACTGCATCCCCGACCCCGAACTCGTTGCCGATTATGCCGACCGGATGGACCGCGCCGACGGCATCCTGATGGGCGAGGTGCTCTACCTGCCGAAGGGCGCGACCGACGGCGGGCTCGATTTTCAAGCCTTCGCGCAGCACGGGGTCAAGCATAGCGAGCGCTCGGGTCCGCCCGAGACCCCGCTCGGCGACTGCACCGACTATCGCTGCTTCTGGTCGTTAAACTTCGCGATGCGGCGCTCGCAGTTCCTGGCGCTCGGCGGGTTCGACGAGAGCTTCGTCGGCTATGGCGGCGAGGATACCGACTTCGGCCGGATGGCAGCCGAAGCGGGCGTCTCCTTCCACTGGACGAGGGGCGCGCGCGCCTATCACCAATATCACCCGCACCACATGCCGCCGGTGCATCATCTCGACAGCGTGATCGCCAACGCCCACCGCTTCCGCGACAAATGGGGCCATGTGACCATGGACCATTGGCTCAAGGCGTTCGGCCTGATGGGCCTGGTCGAGGAGCGCGGCGGGTCATTTCATCGGCGCCGCGCCACCGAAGAAGCCGATCTTGCCTTGACCGCGCAGCAGTCGGACCAGCCCTATGCGAGCAGCGCGCGCGTCCTTGCCCTGCTCGAAGCGAAGCGCGCACCGGCAACCGCCGAGGCATAGGCCGCTTCATAACGCTCGATCATCGCCGCGACACTGAAGTGACGCCCGGCCCGCGCCCGCGCGGTTGCCCGGTCGACGCCCAGCGCGCGGCGAATGGCACGGGGCAGATCGGCAACGGTCGCGGCCACAGCGCCGGCCTCGCCGATCACTTCGGGGATGGCGCCGCGCGCAAGGCCCGCGACCGGCACTCCGCAGGCCATCGCCTCGATCATGGTGAGGCCGAACGGTTCGTCCCACATGGGCGTGGCGAGCAGCACCGACGACTGCCGGACGGCCGTGACCAGCGCATTACCCGAGAGATGTCCGAGATAGCGATGCGGCAGGCGGAGCCTTGCCTTGACCTCCGCCCAATAGTCGCGGCAGTCGATCGGCCCGGCGATATCGAGCGCAATGCCCGCGGCTTCGGCGGCGTCGATCGCCTCGAGCGTCCCCTTGGTCGGCGTGATCCGGCCGACGAGGATCGCGCGCCCCTGCCCGTGGGCCGTGAAGGGCCAGCGGGCGATGTCGATCCCGTTCCATGCGACCCGGGTCCGGCCCGCAGGCCACAGGCCCTGCTGCTGGCCCGAGCAGACCGTCCGCTCCTGCCACGGGATGTCGGCATTGCGCGCGACCGCCTCGGCCAGCGCCTCGAACGGCGGGACATGGAGCGACGTCACCATCGGAACTTCGTCCCGCGTCCCCCAGTCGAGGAGGTCGGGAAAGAGCGCGTTGTTGTGGACGACGTCATAATCACCCGCGAGTATCTCCGTCCAGGCGCGCGCATAGGTGCGGGTCAGCCAGGCGCGGAGCGTCGGGGTTCCGTGCCACAGCGCCCACGGCAGTTCGGCCTCGTAGGAGGTCGGTGCGATCGGATGGAGCGGGAGGGCCGGATCGCTGTCGCCGCTGGCGAAGAGCGTGACGTCATGTCCCGCCTCGACCAGTCCCCGGACGAGCGTGTCGCAATGCGCCTCCATTCCGCCCATGAACGGGGCGGCGACGGGGTGGCGGACATGCGCGATGACGGCGATCCGCAACGGGCGGGCGATAGGGGAGGCTTGCACCCGGTCCGAACGGCAAGCCTGGCCTAACGTTCCTGCGGAAGCGCTCAAAAGAGTCCGTCGTCCTCGTCTTGCGCATCAGGCGGCGGGGGTGCGGACTCCGCCTCGCCCACCTCGTCAGGCGCGGCAAAGCGGCGATGAAGCTGGCGCTCGCTCGCCATGGTGTAGATGGGCGCGATCTGGTCGAGTACCGCTTGCGCCTCCGCATTGGCCTCGGCGGTCACTCCGGCGAAGCGGCCCTGCACCGACCGCAGCCCGCCGAGCGCCGTCTCGAGCGCGGCGGAGAAACTGTCGAGCCTCCCCACCGTCTCGACCGCCCCGCCCACCGCCGCCGCCGCCGAGGCCGCCTGCCGGTCGAGCCGCGCGATCCCCTCGTCGCTCCGCCTTGCGCCCTCGCTGATGATCGCCAGCGATTGCGCAAGCGTCACCTCGCCCTCCGCCTCGCTAGCGGCGCCCCCCGCCAGCCCCGCCGCCGCTTCGGTCAGCGTGGCGACGCCGGCATCGACCCGCGTGCAAATGGCTTCGAGCGTGCCGACGAAAGCGCGGATTTCGCGCGCGATCTGGGCAAGGCCGACCCCTTCTTGCCCCATGCGGAAGCAACGGACGTCGGTGTTCCAGGCCATGTTGTCGACGTCGGCGGTGACCTGATGGACGAGCGACAAGCGCTCGCTCAGGCGCACCACGGTTTGTGCGGTCTGGGCACCGAGCGCCTGCGAGCATCCATCGGCCTCCTGCAATCGCTCGGTAAAGACCCCGATCGCCGCCACCCCGCGTTCGAGCGCGTGGAGGAGGTCGCTGCTCGATCTCGTCTTGCCATCGCCTTCCTGCAGGGCGAGCAGTGCGGCGATCTCTCCCGCCAGCGCCTGCTGACCCTCGAGCATCCGGCCGCACTCGCGGCGGAAGTCGGCCAGCGTCTCCTCACCCTGCGCTTCGAGCATCGCGAGCACCTGCGCGGCCGCTGCGGCGCGCACGGGATCGCCGGCGGTGTCGAGGCCGAGGTCGGTGACAAGGATCCGGTATCCGGTCGCGATATGCTCGAGCCGCTGGCGGGTGATGTCCCCGATCTGCATCGCGCCGAGCGCGTCGGCGAGATGCGCCCGGATCTGCCCCGCAATGGCGGCAATCGCGTCCGACCGGTCCGCCGCAACCTGGAGATAATCGCGCAGCGCCAGGGCATTGCGGGTCAGCTTCAAGGGCGCGTCCTCGGCGACCGCCGCGCATTCGGCGGCGAGCTTGCGATCCGACGACTGCACCGAGGGCAGGATCGAGAGCAGGTGCCGCACCTCGCCGCGGATGCCGCGGATCTCGCTCTCGCTGACGTCCAATCGCACCAGCATCTGGTCGGCGAATTCGGAAAAGCCCGGCTGCCCGCCCGAGGCGACCTTGATGTTGAGGCCGCAGATGCGGAGGAAATCGAGCGTCCGGCCGACTCCCGACACCTCGTCGCTAACCGCGTTCGCCGCGGCCGAAATCGCGGCCAGCGCGCCCGCCCGGCCGCCGATCGTCGTGGGCAGAAGCTCGATCCGTGCGGCGAGCATTTCCATGTTGGTGACGGCCCGACCCGCCGCCTCGCGGTCGAGCGCGCCGGTGACCTCGGCGAGGGTTGCGATCAGTTCCTCGACCAACCCATAGGCGGCGGCGAGCGCATTGCCGGCCTCGACGAAGGCCGCGTCCAGCCCGCTCGCGACGAGGTCGATCGCGACGTCCGCGCTCGCCGCCGATTCTTCGCCCGCGATGATCGCCGCTGACTGCATGGCCAACGTCAGTCCTTCGCCTGCTTGCGAAAGGACGACCGGGCGCTCACCGGGCCGCCGCCTGCAGCATTTCCTGCGCGATGTGCCCCAAGGGCACGATCTTCTCGACCCCGCCGTGCGCGATCGCCTCCTTGGGCATGCCGAAGACGATCGAGCTCGCCTCGTCCTGCGCGATGGTGCGCGCGCCCGCATCCTTCATCTCGCGCATGCCCCGCGCGCCATCGTCGCCCATGCCGGTCATGATGACGCCGACCGCATTCGACCCCGCCGCCTGGGCGACCGAGCGGAACAGGACGTCGACCGAGGGCCGGTGGCGCGAGACGAGCGGCCCGTCCTTGACCGCCACCTGGTAGCGCGCGCCGCGCCGTTCGAAGATCATGTGCTTGCCGCCGGGCGCGATCAGCACCTGGCCGCGCAGCACCGGATCGCCATTCGCCGCCTCGCGCACATCGACTTCGCACAGGCTGTTCAGCCGCTGGGCAAAGGCGCGGGTGAAATGCTCGGGCATGTGCTGCACGACGACGATTCCCGGCGAATTGGCGGGCAGTTGCTCCAGCACCTGGCGAAGCGCCTCGGTCCCGCCGGTCGAGGCGCCAAGGCAGACCACCATCTCGGTGGTGCGGCTCATCGCCCGTCCGCTCGGCGGCGGAAGCATGGCGTCGGCGGTGAGCTTCTGCTGCGGCACGACGGCACGCGGCGCCGGGCTGTTGCGCCCGCGCAGCCGCGCCCGCGCCGCCGCCTTCACCGTGTCGCGAATCTGGAGGTTATGCTCCGACAGATGCTCGGCGACCCCGACCTTGGGCTTGCAGATGACGTCGACCGCGCCCGCTTCCATCGCCTGCAGCAGCGTTTCCGACCCCGCCTCGGTCAGCGAGGAGCACATGACGACGGGCACCGGGCACTGGCTCATCAGCTTCCTGAGGAAGGTGATCCCGTCCATCCGCGGCATTTCGACGTCGAGGGTGATGACGTCGGGCAGTTGCTCGGCGATCCGCTTGGCGGCGATGAACGGGTCGGACGCGGTGCCCATCACCTCGATCTCGGGATCGGCCTCAAGAACGCTGGTCATGACCTGCCGGACGATCGCGCTGTCGTCGATGACCAGGACGCGAATCTTGCGTTGCAGCTCGGTCATGCGTCAGCTCCGCCTGAAAATGGTGTTGGCGACCTGGACGATCGGCAGGTCGTGGCCGGCGATCGTCTCCGAATGGCCGAGAAACAGCAGGCCGCCCGGCGCCAGCTGCTCGACCAGCTGGCCGACCACGCGCAGCTGCGTCTCGCGGTCGAAATAGATGAGGACGTTGCGGCAAAAGACGAGCTGCATCGGCTCGCCGACCGGATATTGCCCGTCCATCAGGTTGAGGCGCGCGAAGGCGACGTTGCGCCGCAGCGTCGGAGTGACGCGCACGACGTCGCGGTCGGGATCGGTCGAAGCCATGAGATAGCGCCGCCGCAATTCGGCGGGCACCGGATCGACGAACTCGGCGGGATAGATGCCGGTGCGCGCGATCTCGAGCATGCTGGTGTCGAGGTCGGTCGCGAGCACCTTGTAATTCGCCGCGAGCCGGCCGCGC
This genomic window from Sphingomonas rosea contains:
- a CDS encoding galactosyltransferase-related protein, which gives rise to MSAPISVCTLGAGRAAHLTNLVLGLAQGRVLPDELVIGVMQDEPYELPDTPFPIRQHILGSGTLTLSAARNRAAREAANERLVFLDIDCIPDPELVADYADRMDRADGILMGEVLYLPKGATDGGLDFQAFAQHGVKHSERSGPPETPLGDCTDYRCFWSLNFAMRRSQFLALGGFDESFVGYGGEDTDFGRMAAEAGVSFHWTRGARAYHQYHPHHMPPVHHLDSVIANAHRFRDKWGHVTMDHWLKAFGLMGLVEERGGSFHRRRATEEADLALTAQQSDQPYASSARVLALLEAKRAPATAEA
- a CDS encoding glycosyltransferase, with product MQASPIARPLRIAVIAHVRHPVAAPFMGGMEAHCDTLVRGLVEAGHDVTLFASGDSDPALPLHPIAPTSYEAELPWALWHGTPTLRAWLTRTYARAWTEILAGDYDVVHNNALFPDLLDWGTRDEVPMVTSLHVPPFEALAEAVARNADIPWQERTVCSGQQQGLWPAGRTRVAWNGIDIARWPFTAHGQGRAILVGRITPTKGTLEAIDAAEAAGIALDIAGPIDCRDYWAEVKARLRLPHRYLGHLSGNALVTAVRQSSVLLATPMWDEPFGLTMIEAMACGVPVAGLARGAIPEVIGEAGAVAATVADLPRAIRRALGVDRATARARAGRHFSVAAMIERYEAAYASAVAGARFASSRARTRALLA
- a CDS encoding chemotaxis response regulator protein-glutamate methylesterase, whose protein sequence is MTELQRKIRVLVIDDSAIVRQVMTSVLEADPEIEVMGTASDPFIAAKRIAEQLPDVITLDVEMPRMDGITFLRKLMSQCPVPVVMCSSLTEAGSETLLQAMEAGAVDVICKPKVGVAEHLSEHNLQIRDTVKAAARARLRGRNSPAPRAVVPQQKLTADAMLPPPSGRAMSRTTEMVVCLGASTGGTEALRQVLEQLPANSPGIVVVQHMPEHFTRAFAQRLNSLCEVDVREAANGDPVLRGQVLIAPGGKHMIFERRGARYQVAVKDGPLVSRHRPSVDVLFRSVAQAAGSNAVGVIMTGMGDDGARGMREMKDAGARTIAQDEASSIVFGMPKEAIAHGGVEKIVPLGHIAQEMLQAAAR
- a CDS encoding CheR family methyltransferase, producing the protein MTDRIGRQNFNALAKYIFETAGIRMPPSKQTMLEGRLRRRQRAVGAETLDDYCDYLFDEDNIEVESEYLINAVTTNKTDFFREPYHFDYLRDVALPELLAQGVTNLRAWSVACSNGAEPYTIAMVIDDWLRGRLAANYKVLATDLDTSMLEIARTGIYPAEFVDPVPAELRRRYLMASTDPDRDVVRVTPTLRRNVAFARLNLMDGQYPVGEPMQLVFCRNVLIYFDRETQLRVVGQLVEQLAPGGLLFLGHSETIAGHDLPIVQVANTIFRRS